Proteins from a single region of Chloroflexota bacterium:
- a CDS encoding FAD-dependent oxidoreductase: protein MTMRSADVVVVGGGVNGASIAMHLARMGAGRVLLLEKGHLASGASGRSGAMVRQHYLHPVLVRMAVEAGAVFRNFADAVGGDPRFQQTGRLLLFAEHDADAARANVAMNRDVGANIRLVSLADAAEIAPALDLDGVAVAAYEPDAGHADPLATTYAFADRARDYGAEIVTGCPVRAIATSAGRVTGVETDAGLVEADAVVAVTGPWVNQLAAPLRESLPVSPIRVQMVVLRRPPSLESFSPIVMDHTSGTYLRVNAGSTTLAGAMFEEDLSEVVDPDDYGLNADHDTIVTFWGRASRRVPGFASTTPLGGYGSLYDLTPDGNPILDASATVSGLYYATGFSGHGFKLSPVVGRMVAELVLTGDSAGHPIRPFRASRFAEDDPLGAEHPYKGPLHQ from the coding sequence ATGACAATGAGATCGGCGGACGTGGTGGTGGTCGGCGGCGGCGTCAACGGCGCCTCCATCGCCATGCACCTCGCACGCATGGGCGCCGGCCGCGTCCTCCTCCTTGAGAAGGGCCACCTCGCCAGCGGCGCCAGCGGTCGCTCCGGCGCCATGGTCCGCCAGCACTACCTCCACCCCGTCCTCGTCCGCATGGCCGTCGAGGCCGGCGCCGTCTTCCGCAACTTCGCCGACGCCGTCGGCGGCGACCCCCGCTTCCAGCAGACCGGCCGCCTCCTCCTCTTCGCCGAGCACGACGCCGACGCCGCCCGCGCCAACGTCGCCATGAACCGCGACGTGGGCGCCAACATCCGCCTCGTCTCCCTTGCCGATGCCGCCGAGATCGCCCCGGCGCTCGACCTTGACGGCGTCGCAGTCGCCGCCTACGAGCCCGACGCCGGCCACGCCGACCCCCTCGCCACCACCTACGCCTTCGCCGACCGCGCCCGCGACTACGGCGCAGAGATCGTCACCGGCTGCCCCGTCCGCGCCATCGCCACGTCAGCCGGCCGCGTCACCGGCGTCGAGACCGACGCGGGCCTCGTCGAAGCCGACGCCGTCGTCGCCGTCACCGGCCCCTGGGTCAACCAGCTCGCCGCCCCCCTCCGCGAATCGCTGCCCGTGTCGCCCATCCGCGTCCAGATGGTCGTCCTCCGGCGGCCCCCGTCGCTGGAGTCCTTCTCCCCCATCGTCATGGACCACACCTCCGGCACGTACCTCCGCGTGAACGCCGGCTCCACCACCCTCGCCGGCGCCATGTTCGAGGAGGACCTCAGCGAGGTCGTGGACCCCGACGACTACGGCCTCAACGCCGACCACGACACCATCGTCACCTTCTGGGGCCGCGCGTCACGACGCGTCCCCGGCTTCGCCTCGACGACCCCCCTCGGCGGCTACGGCTCCCTCTACGACCTCACGCCCGACGGCAACCCCATCCTCGACGCCTCAGCGACGGTCAGCGGCTTGTACTACGCGACCGGCTTCAGCGGCCACGGCTTCAAGCTCTCCCCCGTCGTCGGCCGCATGGTGGCCGAGCTCGTCCTGACCGGCGACAGCGCGGGCCACCCCATCCGCCCCTTCCGCGCCTCCCGCTTCGCCGAGGACGACCCCCTCGGCGCCGAGCACCCGTACAAAGGCCCCCTGCACCAGTAG
- a CDS encoding ammonium transporter: MRALGGLVTSYRIPSMLAATGIATLLLMLLRPGVAHAMGVEEEAAFVFNTFSFLVWGALVMWMCAGFTMLEAGSVRTKNASMICMKNIGLYSIAGLAYFVIGYNLMYVDVGRDLTILGLNLGELIGTFAFTYSSSAAEAALLEAEAGASAAGVLAKSSYASMSGWFFQMVFVATTASIVSGALAERVKMWSFFLFVLFLTGFTYPLIGAWTGGGGWLSALGFTDFAGSTIVHSTGGWAALAGLVVIGPRLGKFARDGSVRPTPPSNILVVTLGVFILWFGWFGFNGGSQLALGSAVDAVWMSIVLVNTNLAAASGVVVALIVSRHILGRTDLFAVLNGAIAGLVSITAAPNFVDHYWAILIGAIGGLIVVAGLRFLEYVKIDDVVGAVPAHLFAGIWGTLAASIAGGAELHIQLLGVAVIGATVFGISWSAWKVLDMTLGARISHQVERLGQDAGELHMESYPEFVLMPDPDYYDDIEEE, from the coding sequence ATGAGAGCGCTTGGCGGCCTGGTGACCAGCTACCGCATCCCCTCGATGCTCGCCGCAACCGGCATCGCAACCCTCCTCCTCATGCTCCTCCGCCCCGGCGTCGCCCACGCCATGGGCGTTGAGGAGGAGGCCGCCTTCGTCTTCAACACCTTCTCCTTCCTCGTTTGGGGCGCCCTGGTCATGTGGATGTGCGCCGGCTTCACCATGCTGGAGGCCGGGTCCGTCCGCACCAAGAACGCCTCCATGATCTGCATGAAGAACATCGGCCTCTACTCCATCGCCGGCCTCGCCTACTTCGTCATCGGCTACAACCTCATGTACGTCGACGTCGGCCGAGACCTCACCATCCTCGGCCTCAACCTCGGCGAGCTCATCGGCACGTTCGCCTTCACCTACAGCTCGTCCGCCGCCGAGGCCGCGCTGCTCGAAGCCGAGGCCGGTGCGTCCGCAGCGGGTGTCCTCGCCAAGTCCTCCTACGCCTCCATGTCCGGCTGGTTCTTCCAGATGGTCTTCGTCGCCACCACCGCCTCCATCGTCTCCGGCGCCCTCGCCGAGCGGGTCAAGATGTGGTCCTTCTTCCTCTTCGTCCTCTTCCTCACGGGATTCACCTACCCCCTCATCGGCGCCTGGACCGGGGGCGGCGGCTGGCTCAGTGCCCTCGGCTTCACCGACTTCGCAGGCTCCACCATCGTCCACAGCACCGGCGGCTGGGCCGCCCTCGCCGGCCTCGTCGTCATCGGCCCCCGCCTCGGCAAGTTCGCCCGCGACGGCAGCGTCCGCCCCACGCCCCCCTCCAACATCCTCGTCGTCACGCTGGGCGTCTTCATCCTCTGGTTCGGCTGGTTCGGCTTCAACGGCGGCTCGCAGCTCGCTCTCGGCAGCGCCGTAGACGCCGTCTGGATGAGCATCGTCCTCGTGAACACAAACCTCGCTGCCGCGTCCGGCGTCGTGGTGGCCCTCATCGTGTCCCGGCACATCCTTGGCCGCACTGACCTCTTCGCCGTCCTGAACGGCGCAATAGCCGGCCTCGTCTCCATCACCGCCGCGCCCAACTTCGTCGACCACTACTGGGCCATCCTCATTGGCGCCATCGGCGGCCTGATCGTCGTTGCCGGCTTGCGCTTCCTGGAGTACGTGAAGATCGACGACGTCGTCGGCGCAGTCCCCGCCCACCTCTTCGCCGGCATCTGGGGCACCCTCGCCGCCAGCATCGCCGGAGGCGCCGAACTCCACATCCAACTCCTCGGCGTCGCCGTCATAGGCGCGACGGTGTTCGGCATCTCCTGGAGCGCATGGAAGGTCCTCGACATGACCCTTGGCGCCCGCATTTCCCATCAGGTCGAGCGCTTGGGCCAGGACGCCGGCGAGCTCCACATGGAGTCCTACCCGGAGTTCGTCCTCATGCCGGACCCCGACTACTACGACGATATTGAGGAAGAGTAG
- a CDS encoding purine/pyrimidine permease, producing the protein MAREVVNEHVRYEPEENPPPLIALGAGAQAAMLIVAPVVLTVVIVVRIADASDSYLTWGVFAAMLVCGISTVLQAARVGRIGSGHVLIMGTSGAFIAVCVAALDLAGPATLASLVVISSLFQFLLAARLSLLRRIFTPVVTGTVIMLIAVTVAPIIFGSLTDVPEGTDDMATPLAAGVTLLVVGGMVLRAPSSLRLWSPILGIAAGCAVGAPFGLYDTGAIADAAWVGVPFRDWPGFDVTPGPEFWALLPAFIVVTLVGAIETIGDGVAIQRVSRRRPRATDFRVVQGALNADGVGNLLSGMAGTLPNTTYSTSISLAEVTGIGARRGGIIIGVIILALAFFPKFAALLIGIPSPVAAAYLLVLISLLFVQGMRIVVQDGVDHRKATVAGVAFWVGVGFQSEMIFADLLGDGFLGILLGNGMTSGAIVAVAMMAFLELTGPRRRRLRVDAGDEALPRVSGFLREFATGAGWNAASAERLVLVGEETLASMADGGEESATEDPRRLVVTARSVGGAAELEFVSAAEGENIEDRLAYLGENPEITDGRDISFRLLRHLSSSVSHQKYHGVDVVAVRVAARQGGEDGG; encoded by the coding sequence ATGGCAAGGGAAGTGGTCAATGAGCATGTGCGGTACGAGCCGGAGGAGAACCCGCCGCCGTTAATCGCGCTGGGGGCGGGGGCACAGGCGGCGATGCTCATTGTCGCGCCGGTGGTGCTGACCGTCGTGATCGTGGTGCGCATCGCGGACGCGTCCGACAGCTACCTGACGTGGGGCGTGTTCGCGGCCATGCTGGTGTGCGGCATCTCGACGGTGCTGCAGGCGGCGCGGGTCGGGCGCATCGGGTCCGGGCACGTGCTGATCATGGGGACGTCGGGGGCGTTCATCGCGGTGTGCGTGGCGGCGCTGGACCTGGCGGGCCCGGCGACGCTGGCGAGCCTGGTGGTCATCTCCTCGCTGTTCCAATTCCTGCTGGCGGCAAGGCTTTCGCTGCTCCGGCGGATCTTCACGCCCGTCGTGACGGGCACTGTCATCATGCTGATTGCGGTCACGGTGGCGCCGATCATCTTCGGGTCGTTGACGGACGTGCCGGAGGGGACGGACGACATGGCGACGCCACTGGCGGCAGGGGTGACGCTGCTGGTGGTGGGGGGCATGGTGCTGCGCGCGCCGTCGTCGCTGCGGCTGTGGTCACCGATATTGGGGATCGCGGCCGGCTGCGCTGTGGGCGCGCCGTTCGGCCTCTACGACACGGGGGCAATTGCCGACGCAGCGTGGGTGGGCGTGCCCTTCCGCGACTGGCCGGGCTTCGACGTGACGCCGGGGCCGGAGTTCTGGGCGCTGCTGCCGGCGTTCATCGTCGTGACGCTGGTGGGGGCGATCGAGACGATCGGGGACGGCGTGGCCATCCAACGGGTGTCGCGGCGGCGGCCCCGGGCGACGGACTTTCGGGTGGTGCAGGGCGCGCTGAACGCGGACGGCGTGGGGAACCTGCTGTCCGGGATGGCGGGCACACTGCCCAACACCACGTACTCGACGAGCATCTCACTGGCGGAGGTCACGGGCATCGGCGCGCGGCGGGGGGGCATCATCATCGGCGTGATCATCCTGGCGCTGGCGTTCTTCCCGAAGTTCGCGGCGCTGCTCATCGGGATACCGTCACCGGTGGCCGCGGCGTACCTGCTCGTGCTCATCTCGCTGCTGTTCGTGCAGGGGATGCGGATCGTCGTGCAGGACGGCGTCGACCACCGGAAGGCGACGGTCGCGGGGGTAGCGTTCTGGGTGGGCGTGGGGTTCCAGAGCGAAATGATCTTCGCCGACCTGCTGGGCGACGGGTTCCTGGGCATCCTGCTGGGGAACGGGATGACGTCGGGCGCGATCGTGGCCGTCGCCATGATGGCGTTCCTGGAGCTGACCGGGCCCCGGCGCAGGCGGTTGCGGGTGGATGCGGGGGATGAGGCGTTGCCGCGGGTGAGCGGCTTCCTGCGAGAGTTCGCGACGGGCGCGGGGTGGAACGCGGCATCGGCGGAGCGTCTGGTGCTGGTGGGTGAGGAGACGCTGGCGAGCATGGCTGACGGTGGGGAAGAATCAGCCACGGAAGACCCCCGGCGGCTGGTGGTAACCGCCCGATCGGTGGGCGGCGCCGCCGAGCTGGAGTTCGTGTCGGCGGCGGAGGGTGAGAACATCGAGGACCGGCTGGCCTACCTGGGAGAGAACCCGGAGATCACGGACGGCCGGGATATTTCCTTCCGGCTGCTGCGGCACCTGTCATCGTCAGTAAGCCACCAGAAGTACCACGGTGTGGACGTGGTGGCGGTGCGGGTGGCGGCGCGGCAGGGCGGGGAGGACGGGGGGTAG
- a CDS encoding DUF3892 domain-containing protein, producing MADLRVTRTGKDIYGDITALCGSGWQVSKSDAIYHIEQRWHTYFVQDPYFRRADVRVINGLTGKYLRTDPNSSCSDNLDTLPNC from the coding sequence ATGGCAGACCTAAGAGTGACCAGGACTGGCAAGGACATTTACGGGGATATCACGGCGCTGTGCGGCTCAGGGTGGCAAGTCTCCAAGTCAGACGCCATCTACCACATCGAGCAACGGTGGCATACCTACTTCGTGCAGGATCCCTACTTCCGTCGGGCAGACGTTCGTGTCATTAATGGACTTACGGGCAAATACCTGCGAACCGACCCAAACTCCTCGTGTTCGGATAATCTCGACACTCTGCCCAATTGCTAG
- a CDS encoding ImmA/IrrE family metallo-endopeptidase has protein sequence MIIEQTYGLEILWEEIDEPNGTTILGGLAPRQRRIVLNSKHEALFVDIIGPERFTLAHEFAHWVYDADSPEQLSLDLDTVGLQPYCYAKEPAGLSEDHRIREMNANKLAAHLLLPESLLRRPEHREKLRDLSVAAKAWGVSLTALGIRLQDLGILI, from the coding sequence ATGATCATCGAGCAAACATACGGGCTTGAAATCCTCTGGGAAGAAATTGATGAGCCCAATGGAACAACGATTCTTGGGGGGTTGGCCCCACGTCAACGGAGAATTGTCCTCAACTCGAAACACGAGGCCCTATTTGTCGATATCATAGGCCCAGAACGCTTCACGCTCGCTCATGAGTTTGCTCACTGGGTGTACGACGCGGACAGCCCTGAACAACTTAGCTTGGACCTTGATACAGTAGGTTTACAGCCCTACTGCTATGCTAAGGAGCCTGCCGGGTTGTCTGAGGATCACCGTATTCGGGAAATGAACGCCAACAAACTAGCAGCGCACCTCCTGCTACCGGAGTCACTGCTGCGCCGGCCAGAACACAGAGAGAAGCTTAGAGACTTGTCCGTCGCGGCGAAGGCGTGGGGAGTTTCCCTTACAGCTCTCGGAATCCGCCTCCAAGACTTGGGCATACTCATTTAG
- a CDS encoding DedA family protein — protein MTHLLELVGGWIEELILAIGYPGIVLVMAIENVFPPIPSEAVLPFAGALAADGELSFWGAVAAGTAGSVLGAVVLYAVGYVAHEAGVRRLVAAYGRYVFISEHDLDRAAGWFERYGEAVIFFGRLIPIIRSIVSVPAGYTRMNPVRFLLYTTLGTALWSLLLTYAGWALGENWETIREYTGPYENGALAVIVLGAVGFVGWRAWRRWQSRGEG, from the coding sequence ATGACGCATCTCCTGGAGCTGGTTGGCGGTTGGATTGAGGAACTGATCCTTGCCATTGGGTATCCGGGGATTGTGCTGGTCATGGCGATTGAGAATGTGTTTCCGCCGATACCCTCTGAGGCGGTGCTGCCGTTTGCGGGGGCGCTGGCGGCGGACGGGGAACTGAGCTTCTGGGGCGCCGTCGCCGCGGGGACGGCGGGGTCGGTGCTGGGGGCCGTCGTGCTGTACGCCGTGGGGTACGTGGCGCACGAGGCGGGGGTACGGCGGCTGGTGGCGGCGTACGGGCGGTACGTTTTCATCTCGGAGCACGACCTGGACCGGGCCGCGGGGTGGTTCGAGCGGTACGGCGAGGCCGTGATCTTCTTCGGACGGCTCATCCCCATCATCCGGAGCATCGTGTCGGTGCCGGCGGGGTACACGCGGATGAACCCGGTGCGGTTCCTGCTGTACACGACGCTGGGCACGGCGCTGTGGAGCCTGCTGCTCACGTACGCGGGGTGGGCGCTCGGCGAGAACTGGGAGACGATCCGGGAGTACACGGGGCCGTACGAGAACGGGGCGCTGGCGGTGATTGTGCTCGGCGCCGTGGGGTTCGTCGGGTGGCGGGCGTGGCGGCGATGGCAGTCGCGCGGCGAGGGGTGA
- a CDS encoding DUF427 domain-containing protein has product MDAWFEEDEEVFIGPKDPYTRVDCLASSRHVRVEVNGVTVAETTRPVLLLETGLPHRYYIPREDVNMDLLQASDRVAGSPYKGEANFFHVEAGGETIENLAWTYNEAWAESSKVSGLICFPQGKADTYVDGELEPKPKSRWD; this is encoded by the coding sequence ATGGACGCCTGGTTCGAGGAGGACGAGGAGGTCTTCATTGGGCCGAAGGACCCGTACACGCGGGTGGACTGCCTGGCGAGCTCGCGGCACGTGCGCGTCGAGGTGAACGGCGTGACGGTGGCGGAGACGACACGGCCGGTGCTGCTGCTGGAGACGGGGCTGCCGCACCGCTACTACATCCCCCGCGAGGACGTGAACATGGACCTGCTGCAGGCCAGCGACCGCGTTGCGGGCTCGCCTTACAAGGGCGAGGCGAACTTCTTCCACGTCGAGGCCGGGGGCGAGACCATCGAGAACCTCGCGTGGACGTACAACGAGGCGTGGGCGGAGTCGAGCAAGGTCTCTGGCCTCATCTGCTTCCCGCAGGGCAAGGCGGACACGTACGTCGACGGGGAGCTGGAGCCGAAGCCGAAGAGCCGCTGGGACTAG
- a CDS encoding SRPBCC family protein produces MEIDTQGHLSTMGRSVLYLERDGKGASAVILARSFQTTIEDVWEAMTTSDRIPRWAMPVSGDLELGGRFQLEGNAGGTVVECEPLSRFSVTWEFMGDVSWVDVQFADDGAGNVTVTVTHTAILSPFWDDYGAGAVGVGWETALLGLALHIADPDAAKPDEMEFVTSPEGRAYIEGSSEAWGQASIAAGTDPDAAQAAARRTTGFYTGEPVEPA; encoded by the coding sequence ATGGAAATCGACACTCAAGGGCATCTCAGCACGATGGGGCGGTCTGTGTTGTATCTAGAGCGCGACGGGAAGGGGGCCTCCGCGGTCATCCTCGCCCGCAGCTTCCAGACGACGATTGAGGACGTGTGGGAGGCCATGACAACCAGCGATCGCATACCGCGCTGGGCTATGCCCGTCTCCGGCGATCTGGAGCTTGGGGGCCGCTTTCAGCTCGAAGGCAACGCGGGCGGGACGGTGGTGGAGTGCGAGCCGCTGTCACGCTTCTCGGTCACCTGGGAGTTCATGGGGGACGTCAGCTGGGTGGACGTCCAATTTGCGGACGACGGGGCCGGCAACGTCACGGTGACCGTCACACACACTGCGATCCTCTCGCCCTTCTGGGACGACTACGGGGCGGGCGCGGTGGGCGTTGGCTGGGAGACGGCGCTCTTGGGGCTCGCACTCCACATTGCGGACCCGGATGCGGCGAAGCCGGACGAAATGGAGTTCGTCACGTCGCCGGAGGGGAGAGCCTACATAGAAGGCAGCAGCGAGGCATGGGGGCAGGCGTCGATCGCGGCTGGAACGGACCCCGACGCGGCGCAGGCGGCGGCACGGCGCACGACGGGGTTCTACACGGGCGAGCCGGTGGAACCTGCTTGA
- a CDS encoding RICIN domain-containing protein, with translation MTIRLIFVAFAILVLAACDSTEEEVVITPGVDNSTPEAILPSPTPVPPTPVPATPTAAAVVASDGVAVDAAVAARTLVQLVDPLDEPEFYCVDVPGFGSSLRLEAALMAHTCKPGADDEIFAVNQPGPGNLVMPAYDLCMEASGTESPSELLLRECSDSAMQQFVLDDEGALTLAGTGLCVAAAPGAGEPTGGPSHVRRDLALVDCGEAEPALRQWAFPGPSPA, from the coding sequence TTGACGATTCGCCTTATATTCGTCGCGTTTGCGATTCTTGTGTTGGCGGCTTGCGATTCGACGGAGGAAGAGGTGGTGATTACCCCCGGCGTTGATAATTCTACGCCGGAAGCAATCCTGCCTTCGCCGACTCCCGTGCCGCCGACGCCTGTGCCCGCCACGCCGACGGCGGCGGCTGTAGTCGCGTCCGACGGGGTCGCGGTGGATGCGGCCGTCGCCGCGCGGACGCTGGTGCAGCTTGTGGACCCGCTGGACGAGCCGGAGTTCTACTGCGTGGACGTGCCCGGCTTCGGGTCGAGCCTGAGGCTGGAGGCGGCGCTGATGGCGCATACGTGCAAGCCGGGGGCGGACGACGAGATATTCGCGGTGAACCAGCCCGGGCCGGGCAACCTCGTCATGCCGGCATACGACCTGTGCATGGAGGCGAGCGGGACGGAGTCGCCCTCGGAGCTGCTGCTGCGGGAGTGCTCGGACTCGGCGATGCAGCAGTTTGTGCTGGACGACGAGGGGGCACTGACGCTTGCAGGGACGGGGCTGTGCGTCGCGGCGGCGCCGGGCGCCGGGGAGCCGACGGGCGGGCCGAGCCACGTGCGCCGCGACCTCGCGCTGGTGGACTGCGGCGAGGCGGAACCTGCGCTGCGGCAGTGGGCGTTTCCGGGGCCGTCGCCGGCGTAG
- a CDS encoding alpha/beta hydrolase: MPCLPLPGVNLYYEDTGGPGNPVVFLHALTGAADSWVHQLPAFTAAGYRCVTYDRRGWARSHPTSPEPPTESASDDLHALLEALALPPVHLVATAAGGLIALDYALAHPERVRSLVAANTIGGVQDEPYLEVQRRARPPEIQDLPVELRELGPSYRATNPEGVARWLEIDHAARPEGTRPFPPVSKPITYARLQTMQPPTLVLSGDADLLAPPALMRMLAAHIPGSKFELLPDAGHAGFWERPDVFNGLVLEFIGRR; encoded by the coding sequence ATGCCCTGCCTCCCCCTACCCGGCGTCAACCTCTACTATGAGGACACCGGCGGCCCCGGTAACCCGGTCGTCTTCCTCCACGCGCTCACCGGCGCCGCCGACTCCTGGGTCCACCAGCTCCCCGCCTTCACCGCCGCCGGCTACCGCTGCGTCACCTACGACCGCCGAGGCTGGGCCCGCTCCCACCCCACCAGCCCTGAGCCCCCTACCGAGTCTGCCAGCGACGACCTTCACGCCCTGCTGGAAGCCCTCGCCCTCCCGCCCGTGCACCTCGTCGCGACGGCCGCCGGAGGCCTCATCGCCCTCGACTACGCCCTCGCCCATCCGGAGCGCGTCCGCAGCCTCGTCGCCGCCAACACCATCGGCGGCGTGCAGGACGAGCCCTACCTCGAGGTCCAGCGGCGCGCCCGCCCGCCGGAGATCCAGGACCTCCCCGTGGAGCTGCGCGAGCTCGGCCCCTCCTACCGCGCCACCAACCCCGAGGGAGTGGCGCGCTGGCTGGAAATCGACCACGCCGCCAGGCCCGAAGGCACTCGCCCCTTTCCCCCGGTCAGCAAACCCATCACCTACGCCCGGCTCCAGACCATGCAGCCCCCAACGCTCGTGCTGTCGGGAGACGCCGACCTCCTCGCTCCACCGGCCCTCATGCGAATGCTCGCGGCACACATTCCGGGCTCCAAGTTCGAGCTGCTGCCCGACGCCGGACACGCGGGCTTCTGGGAACGGCCCGATGTCTTCAACGGCCTCGTGCTGGAGTTCATCGGCCGGCGCTAG
- a CDS encoding DUF1801 domain-containing protein translates to MAQKSPGTRTNAAKRPPLVPNADGVVLLSGGNPQVPKGDGDGPVQAYIAAMPGWKRDIGRRLDDLIVATVPGIRKAVRWNSPFYGVQGMGWSISFHCFAKYIKVAFLYGKSLTPMPPVDSKDPDARYVHIYEDGNYDEEQMADWVRQATAIPGWKGF, encoded by the coding sequence ATGGCCCAAAAGTCGCCCGGAACAAGAACGAACGCCGCGAAGAGGCCCCCCCTCGTCCCCAACGCCGACGGCGTCGTCCTCCTCTCCGGCGGCAACCCCCAGGTCCCGAAGGGCGACGGCGACGGCCCCGTCCAGGCCTACATCGCCGCCATGCCCGGCTGGAAGCGCGACATCGGCCGCCGCCTCGATGACCTCATCGTCGCCACCGTCCCCGGCATCCGGAAGGCCGTGCGCTGGAACTCCCCCTTCTACGGCGTCCAGGGCATGGGCTGGTCCATCAGCTTCCACTGCTTCGCGAAGTACATCAAGGTCGCCTTCCTCTACGGCAAGTCGCTGACCCCCATGCCCCCCGTCGATTCCAAGGACCCGGACGCCCGCTACGTCCACATCTACGAGGACGGCAACTACGACGAGGAGCAAATGGCGGACTGGGTCCGCCAGGCAACCGCCATCCCCGGCTGGAAGGGGTTTTGA
- a CDS encoding NAD(P)/FAD-dependent oxidoreductase translates to MAEEFDVVVIGGGPAGENVAGRVRAGGLTAAVVESELVGGECSYWACMPSKALLRPQEALAVAQRVPSLRGAITGGIDVARALRARNAFASNWNDEGQVQWLASVDATLVRGHGRITGERTVSVTGSDGAVQELSARKAVVVATGTAAAMPPIEGLADSEPWDSRKIVSAQDVPERLIILGGGVIGVEMAQAWRSLGSEVTIVELQDRLLPVEEPAAGEFVAKAFESRGIDVRTGQGVTKVSRDGGTVTATLADGSTVEGTEIVVAVGRAANTRDIGLDSVGLTPGRYIDVDDHLVATGVPGGWLYAIGDVNRRSLLTHMGKYQARNAGDHILGLDVTSWGDNIGSPRVVFTDPQVAATGLTEQQARDKGLNVRVVTYPYGASGGAAAMGEGIDGECKWVVDEDRRTLVGATFVGPGAGELIHAATIAIVGEVTLDRLWHAVPSFPTVSEFWLRFLEIYGL, encoded by the coding sequence ATGGCCGAGGAGTTTGATGTTGTCGTCATTGGCGGCGGGCCGGCCGGGGAGAATGTGGCCGGACGAGTGCGGGCCGGCGGACTGACGGCAGCCGTCGTGGAGTCGGAGCTGGTGGGCGGCGAGTGCTCGTACTGGGCGTGCATGCCCAGCAAGGCGCTGCTGCGGCCACAGGAGGCGCTGGCGGTGGCGCAGCGAGTGCCCTCGCTGCGGGGCGCGATCACAGGGGGCATCGACGTGGCGCGGGCGCTGCGGGCGCGGAACGCCTTCGCCAGCAACTGGAACGACGAGGGGCAGGTGCAGTGGCTGGCGTCTGTGGACGCGACGCTGGTGCGCGGGCACGGGCGCATCACGGGCGAGCGGACGGTGTCCGTGACCGGCTCGGACGGCGCGGTGCAGGAGCTTTCGGCACGGAAGGCCGTGGTGGTCGCGACGGGGACCGCGGCGGCGATGCCGCCCATCGAGGGGCTGGCGGACTCGGAGCCGTGGGACTCGCGGAAGATCGTCTCGGCGCAGGACGTGCCGGAGCGGCTGATCATCCTGGGCGGGGGCGTCATCGGCGTGGAGATGGCGCAGGCGTGGCGGTCGCTGGGGTCCGAAGTGACCATCGTCGAGCTGCAGGACCGGCTGCTGCCCGTAGAGGAGCCGGCGGCCGGGGAGTTCGTGGCCAAGGCCTTCGAGTCGAGAGGCATCGACGTGCGCACGGGGCAGGGCGTGACCAAGGTGTCGCGAGACGGCGGCACGGTGACGGCCACACTGGCCGACGGGAGCACGGTCGAGGGCACGGAGATCGTCGTGGCCGTGGGGCGGGCGGCAAACACGCGGGACATCGGGCTGGACAGCGTGGGGCTGACGCCCGGCCGGTACATCGACGTGGACGACCACCTGGTGGCCACCGGTGTGCCCGGCGGGTGGCTGTACGCGATCGGCGACGTGAACCGCCGCAGCCTGCTGACGCACATGGGCAAGTACCAGGCGCGCAACGCGGGCGACCACATCCTGGGGCTGGACGTCACCTCGTGGGGAGACAACATCGGCAGCCCGCGGGTGGTGTTCACGGACCCGCAGGTGGCCGCGACGGGGCTGACGGAGCAGCAGGCGCGCGACAAGGGGTTGAACGTGCGGGTGGTGACGTACCCCTACGGCGCCAGCGGCGGCGCGGCGGCGATGGGGGAGGGCATCGACGGGGAGTGCAAGTGGGTGGTGGACGAGGACCGGCGGACGCTCGTTGGCGCGACGTTCGTCGGGCCGGGCGCGGGCGAGCTGATCCACGCGGCGACCATCGCCATCGTGGGGGAGGTGACGCTCGACAGGCTGTGGCACGCGGTGCCGTCGTTCCCGACGGTCAGCGAGTTCTGGCTGCGGTTCCTGGAGATCTATGGGCTGTAG